One genomic region from Pseudomonas sp. R5-89-07 encodes:
- a CDS encoding GntP family permease, with translation MFGMSHESYLLLDAVVTIIGLIVLITKFKVHPFIALIIAAGFLGLTSGMPVDKIIKAFQDGFGGVLGFVGIILALGTMLGKMMAESGGADQIAQTLIRAFGKEKVQWAMMFAAFLVGIPLFFEIGFVLLIPLVFIVARRTGVSLIKIGIPLLAGLSAVHGLVPPHPGPLLAIGVFGADIGKTILYGLIVALPTAIIAGPIFGTFIAKYIPGNPSQELVDQLARETDNKSLPSFGITLVTVLLPVFLMLLKTFADIAFAEGNVVRNWMDMIGHPITALLLALLLSLYTFGHRQGIHSKQILKLLDASLAPTAAIILIIGAGGGFKQMLVTSGVGDVIGHMAVNAQINPILLAWLVAAVIRVATGSATVATITGAGIVVPVVGMIPGVNRELLVLATGAGSLILSHVNDAGFWLVKQYFNMTVAETFKTWTAMETILSVVALIFIMLLSLVV, from the coding sequence ATGTTTGGCATGTCCCACGAGTCCTACCTGCTGCTAGACGCAGTAGTCACTATCATCGGGTTGATCGTTCTGATCACCAAATTCAAGGTGCACCCGTTCATTGCACTGATCATCGCGGCCGGCTTTCTCGGCCTGACCTCGGGTATGCCCGTGGACAAGATCATCAAGGCGTTCCAAGACGGTTTCGGCGGGGTGCTCGGTTTTGTCGGCATCATCCTCGCGCTGGGAACCATGCTCGGCAAGATGATGGCCGAATCCGGCGGTGCCGATCAGATCGCCCAGACCTTGATCCGTGCCTTCGGCAAGGAAAAGGTTCAGTGGGCCATGATGTTCGCCGCGTTCCTGGTGGGCATCCCGCTGTTCTTCGAGATCGGCTTTGTACTGCTGATCCCGCTGGTGTTCATCGTCGCGCGCCGCACCGGCGTGTCGCTGATCAAGATCGGTATTCCGCTACTCGCCGGCCTGTCGGCGGTGCACGGTCTGGTGCCTCCGCACCCGGGTCCGCTGCTGGCCATCGGCGTGTTTGGCGCTGATATTGGCAAGACCATTCTGTATGGCCTGATCGTCGCGCTGCCGACGGCCATCATCGCCGGCCCGATCTTCGGTACCTTCATCGCCAAGTACATTCCGGGCAACCCGTCCCAGGAACTGGTGGATCAACTGGCCCGCGAGACCGATAACAAATCACTGCCAAGCTTTGGCATCACCCTGGTTACTGTGCTGCTGCCAGTGTTCCTGATGCTGCTCAAGACCTTCGCCGACATCGCCTTTGCCGAGGGCAACGTGGTGCGCAACTGGATGGACATGATCGGTCACCCGATCACCGCTCTGTTGCTGGCGTTGCTGCTGTCGCTGTACACCTTTGGCCATCGCCAGGGCATCCACTCCAAGCAGATTCTCAAACTGCTCGACGCCAGCCTTGCGCCTACCGCCGCGATCATCCTGATCATCGGTGCCGGCGGCGGCTTCAAGCAGATGCTGGTGACCAGCGGCGTGGGTGACGTGATCGGCCATATGGCGGTGAACGCACAGATCAACCCGATTTTGCTGGCATGGCTGGTGGCGGCGGTGATTCGCGTGGCCACAGGCTCGGCAACCGTGGCGACCATTACCGGCGCGGGCATCGTGGTGCCGGTGGTGGGTATGATTCCAGGGGTTAACCGCGAGCTGCTGGTGCTGGCGACGGGCGCGGGTTCGTTGATCCTGTCTCACGTCAACGATGCGGGGTTCTGGCTGGTGAAGCAGTACTTCAACATGACCGTGGCGGAAACGTTCAAGACCTGGACCGCGATGGAGACCATCCTGTCGGTGGTGGCGTTGATCTTCATCATGTTGCTGTCGCTGGTGGTATAA
- a CDS encoding gluconokinase, with protein sequence MSQPVTALVIMGVSGCGKSSVSEALCRLNGATAIEGDSFHPAANIEKMSAGHPLNDDDRAGWLDILCDELRRSLKAGEHPVLTCSALKKKYRDHLREAAPGLGFVFLELTREVAADRVSHRPGHFMPASLIDSQFATLESPKGEPLTLALNASEDSVEDLAAQTNTWWRKHGFEPTH encoded by the coding sequence ATGAGTCAACCTGTTACCGCCCTGGTCATCATGGGTGTTTCCGGCTGTGGCAAGTCCAGCGTCAGCGAGGCCCTGTGCCGCCTGAACGGTGCCACTGCTATTGAAGGCGACAGCTTTCACCCCGCCGCGAACATCGAGAAGATGAGCGCCGGCCACCCCCTCAACGACGACGACCGCGCCGGCTGGCTCGACATCCTCTGTGATGAGCTGCGCCGTTCGCTCAAGGCCGGTGAGCACCCGGTGCTGACCTGCTCCGCACTTAAAAAGAAATACCGCGACCACCTGCGCGAAGCTGCGCCGGGGCTGGGCTTCGTGTTTCTGGAGCTGACCCGTGAAGTGGCCGCCGACCGCGTGTCCCATCGCCCCGGCCACTTCATGCCGGCAAGCCTTATCGACAGTCAGTTCGCCACCCTTGAATCGCCCAAGGGCGAGCCGCTGACCCTGGCCCTCAACGCCAGCGAAGACAGTGTCGAGGACCTGGCCGCGCAGACCAATACCTGGTGGCGCAAGCACGGCTTTGAACCAACTCATTAA
- a CDS encoding LacI family DNA-binding transcriptional regulator gives MMTSKNDKNTRTTGRPTLNEVARLAGVSPITASRALRGISTVAAELVEKVQHAAAELSYVVNPAARALASAQSHSVVVLVPSLSNLLFIETLEAIHQVLRPKGFEVLIGNSHYSRDEEENLLRNYMAYQPRGLLLTGFDRTESARRMVEVSNVPCVYMMDLDPNAGVNCVGFSQLAAGETAAAHLLSRGRKRLAYIGAQLDQRTLLRGEGFRRALQQAGLYDPALELLTPRPSSVGLGGELFLQLLAAHPDVDAIFFGNDDLAQGALLEAMRHGIKVPERVAVLGFNDLPASSFMVPRLSSISTPREAIGRRAAEHLLTIMAGNKIAKPVVDMGFELQVREST, from the coding sequence CTGATGACCTCCAAGAACGATAAAAATACCCGTACCACGGGACGCCCTACCCTGAACGAAGTCGCGCGCCTGGCCGGCGTCAGCCCGATCACCGCCTCCCGCGCCCTGCGCGGTATCAGTACCGTCGCCGCCGAACTGGTGGAAAAAGTACAGCACGCCGCCGCCGAACTCAGCTATGTGGTCAACCCCGCCGCCCGCGCGCTGGCTTCGGCCCAGAGCCATTCGGTGGTGGTACTGGTGCCATCCTTGTCCAACCTGCTGTTTATCGAAACGCTGGAAGCTATCCACCAGGTACTACGGCCTAAAGGCTTTGAAGTGCTGATCGGCAATTCCCATTATTCGCGCGATGAAGAAGAAAACCTGCTGCGCAACTACATGGCCTACCAACCCCGCGGTTTGCTGCTGACCGGGTTCGACCGCACCGAAAGCGCGCGACGGATGGTCGAGGTCAGCAACGTACCGTGCGTGTACATGATGGACCTGGACCCCAACGCCGGGGTGAACTGTGTGGGTTTCTCGCAATTGGCCGCCGGTGAAACGGCAGCCGCGCATTTGCTGTCCCGTGGGCGCAAGCGCCTGGCCTATATCGGCGCGCAGTTGGACCAGCGCACATTGCTGCGGGGTGAGGGCTTTCGCCGCGCCTTGCAACAGGCCGGCCTGTACGACCCGGCGCTGGAGCTGCTGACACCGCGCCCCTCGTCCGTGGGCCTGGGTGGCGAACTGTTTTTGCAATTGCTCGCCGCCCATCCGGATGTGGATGCGATTTTCTTCGGCAACGACGACCTGGCCCAGGGCGCCCTGCTCGAAGCCATGCGCCACGGCATCAAAGTACCGGAGCGCGTGGCGGTGCTGGGCTTCAACGACTTGCCCGCCTCCTCGTTCATGGTGCCGCGCCTGAGCAGCATCAGCACACCGCGCGAAGCCATCGGCCGGCGTGCGGCGGAGCATTTGTTGACGATCATGGCCGGCAACAAGATCGCCAAACCGGTGGTGGATATGGGGTTTGAGTTGCAGGTGCGGGAGAGTACTTGA
- a CDS encoding glutathione S-transferase family protein: MGHSLKILGRASSINVRKVLWTCQELGIDYVREDWGIGFKPTQSPEFLALNPNAQVPVLIDDHGVLWESNTICRYLVGLYQRTDLLPLEPAPRARVEQWIDWQAIELNRAWGDAFTALVRSNPDGLDASQIAAAVQRWNNVMGILEQQLSKTGAYVAGDEFTLADILIGLSVHRWQVTPMQRPPYPAIAAYYQRLAQHAGFRAFALDGHN; encoded by the coding sequence ATGGGACACTCACTGAAAATATTGGGCCGCGCCTCCTCCATCAACGTACGAAAAGTACTGTGGACCTGCCAGGAACTGGGCATCGACTACGTGCGTGAAGACTGGGGCATCGGCTTCAAGCCCACCCAATCCCCCGAATTTCTCGCCTTGAACCCCAATGCCCAGGTGCCGGTGCTGATCGACGACCATGGCGTGCTGTGGGAGTCCAATACCATCTGCCGCTACCTCGTCGGCCTGTATCAACGCACTGACCTGCTGCCCCTCGAACCCGCGCCACGGGCCCGCGTCGAGCAATGGATCGACTGGCAAGCGATCGAGCTCAACCGGGCCTGGGGCGATGCGTTCACCGCGCTGGTGCGGAGCAATCCCGACGGTCTGGACGCGTCACAGATTGCCGCTGCCGTGCAGCGCTGGAACAACGTGATGGGCATTCTGGAGCAACAGTTATCCAAGACCGGCGCTTACGTAGCGGGCGATGAATTCACCCTCGCCGACATCCTGATTGGCCTCTCGGTGCACCGCTGGCAAGTAACGCCCATGCAGCGTCCGCCCTACCCGGCCATCGCCGCCTACTATCAGCGGCTCGCCCAGCACGCGGGCTTCAGAGCCTTCGCTCTTGATGGGCATAATTAA
- a CDS encoding NAD(P)-dependent oxidoreductase, with protein MDGIRVLLTGACGRIGKTFFEASKDRYRFTLTDRIAPDFELDEHRFIRADLSDKSSLAALLEGIDVIVHLSGIPDPEATFDELLPNNILATTYLFEAAVAAGVQRLVYASSAQAIEGYPVDSQITPGMPVLPANLYGVSKCYGEALCGYYAARTPLSTIALRIGAFESAQSHGLRNARDLSAWLSPRDAVQLLQRAVETEGVKHLIAHGISNNRFKRLDLSETTRVLGYHPVDDAFQTFEIPITD; from the coding sequence GTGGATGGAATCCGCGTACTCCTCACCGGCGCCTGCGGCAGAATCGGCAAGACCTTTTTCGAGGCGTCGAAAGACCGCTATCGCTTTACCCTCACCGACCGCATCGCGCCGGATTTCGAGCTGGATGAACACCGCTTCATACGCGCCGATCTCAGCGACAAATCCAGCCTTGCCGCGCTGCTCGAAGGCATCGATGTGATCGTGCACCTATCGGGTATCCCCGACCCCGAGGCGACGTTCGACGAACTGCTGCCCAATAATATCCTCGCCACCACCTACCTGTTCGAAGCCGCTGTGGCTGCCGGCGTGCAGCGCCTGGTCTACGCCAGCAGCGCGCAAGCCATCGAAGGCTACCCGGTGGACAGCCAGATAACGCCTGGCATGCCCGTGCTACCGGCCAATCTGTATGGCGTGAGCAAATGCTACGGCGAGGCGCTGTGCGGTTATTACGCCGCCAGGACGCCGCTGTCGACTATCGCCCTGCGCATCGGCGCCTTCGAATCGGCTCAAAGCCACGGCTTGCGCAATGCCCGTGACCTCAGCGCCTGGCTCAGCCCCCGTGATGCCGTGCAACTGCTGCAGCGCGCGGTAGAGACCGAAGGTGTGAAACACTTGATCGCCCATGGCATCTCCAATAACCGTTTCAAGCGGCTGGACCTGAGCGAAACCACGCGTGTGCTGGGCTATCATCCCGTGGATGATGCGTTCCAGACCTTTGAAATCCCCATTACCGACTGA
- a CDS encoding MFS transporter, with amino-acid sequence MPSFSAADGIDPTRAAHISARIDRLPAVASIWRLVALLSIGGFFELYDLFQTAYISPGLISDGIFHTGSEGVFGFSDQAAFASATFLGLFLGASLLSPIADRFGRRAIFTFALIWYTVATVLMGIQTSALGIICMRFLVGIGLGIELVTIDAYLSELVPKRMRSSAFAFAFFIQFLSVPAVALMSWWLVPQAPLGISGWRWVVLSSAVFALFIWQLRKRLPESPRWLAQKGRFEAAGTILDRLEARCLKDHGKPLDEPQPEAVSVQGSGRFADIWQPPYRRRALMLIVFHVFQAIGFFGFGNWLPALLSGQGVSVTHSLLYAFIITLAYPLGPLLFVKVANRFENKWQIVGSAMGAVIFGSLFALQTTALGLIFCGVMITFCNAWLSFSYHSYQSELFPTNIRARAVGFCYSFSRLSTVFSSLLIGFILEHLGTPGVLAFIASSMLIVMITISWFGPRTRNLALENIAH; translated from the coding sequence ATGCCCTCATTCTCTGCCGCAGACGGCATCGACCCGACCCGCGCCGCCCACATCAGCGCACGTATCGACCGCCTGCCCGCCGTCGCCAGCATCTGGCGCCTGGTGGCATTGCTGTCGATCGGCGGTTTTTTCGAGCTGTATGACCTGTTCCAGACGGCCTACATCAGCCCTGGCCTGATCAGCGACGGGATCTTTCACACGGGCAGCGAGGGCGTGTTCGGTTTTTCCGACCAGGCCGCATTCGCCTCGGCCACCTTCCTCGGCCTGTTTCTCGGCGCCAGCCTGCTCAGCCCCATCGCTGACCGTTTCGGGCGTCGGGCAATCTTCACTTTTGCGTTGATCTGGTACACCGTCGCCACCGTGTTGATGGGCATTCAGACATCCGCGCTGGGCATTATCTGCATGCGTTTTCTGGTGGGCATCGGGCTGGGTATCGAACTGGTGACGATCGACGCCTATCTGTCGGAACTGGTGCCCAAGCGCATGCGCAGTTCGGCGTTCGCCTTTGCGTTCTTCATCCAGTTTCTGTCGGTGCCGGCAGTGGCGCTGATGTCATGGTGGCTGGTGCCCCAGGCGCCGTTGGGGATTTCCGGTTGGCGCTGGGTGGTGCTCAGCAGTGCGGTGTTTGCGCTGTTTATCTGGCAACTGCGCAAGCGCCTGCCGGAGTCGCCGCGCTGGCTCGCCCAGAAAGGTCGTTTCGAAGCAGCCGGCACGATCCTGGATCGCCTGGAAGCACGCTGCCTGAAGGATCACGGAAAGCCGCTGGACGAACCGCAACCCGAGGCTGTCAGCGTGCAGGGCAGCGGCCGGTTTGCCGATATCTGGCAACCGCCCTACCGGCGCCGCGCCTTGATGCTGATTGTGTTCCACGTGTTCCAGGCCATCGGTTTCTTCGGCTTTGGCAACTGGCTGCCGGCCTTGCTCTCGGGCCAGGGTGTCAGCGTGACCCATAGCCTGCTCTACGCGTTCATAATCACCCTCGCCTATCCGCTGGGCCCGTTGCTGTTCGTGAAGGTCGCCAACCGTTTTGAAAACAAATGGCAGATCGTCGGCTCGGCCATGGGTGCGGTGATCTTCGGCAGCCTGTTCGCCCTGCAAACCACGGCGCTGGGGCTGATTTTCTGCGGGGTGATGATCACCTTCTGCAATGCCTGGCTGAGCTTCAGTTATCACTCGTATCAGAGCGAATTGTTCCCCACCAATATCCGTGCGCGGGCGGTGGGGTTCTGCTACTCGTTCAGCCGCCTGTCTACGGTGTTCAGTAGCCTGCTGATCGGATTTATCCTCGAACACCTGGGCACGCCGGGCGTGCTGGCGTTCATCGCCAGCAGCATGTTGATTGTGATGATCACCATCAGTTGGTTCGGGCCACGAACGCGCAACCTGGCGCTGGAGAACATCGCTCACTGA